A genomic window from Silene latifolia isolate original U9 population chromosome 11, ASM4854445v1, whole genome shotgun sequence includes:
- the LOC141610531 gene encoding uncharacterized protein LOC141610531, whose amino-acid sequence MSLPELVVFSVRDSNDARYLSFTGPQRQLRFGPEEGVFSDLARFAVESAGNGLVHIRSCYENNYWARASRPETWLVASAPEKVEDMSKDGCTLFRPRLSAGNVFVEFIHAQSGLNVVMRPPNDAHAYSLCIEHGAPTEFSLTDFAVISRTRLPRYVMFLGDNNKYLSSIKLNENNGYVHVRQYEFPTNREVLFEVLYNKSGDKLRLKSMSMNDFCGVSLPHTTVYIRPLPENDPGTLFDATLYSPPNTTVPGIVLRSLVNNRYCRRSPAINQELTAESNSLNDLNAWLRPMPPSLYRVNIESFRKAWRGPNSSRVVKEVRIENRSNSVMERDNESVEYIMTTINSYSNSMFLVRGSAVFNGRIPKVGSNGELEIPNAVRQVNTSWATPSFDQSAVKQDLKLKVPPMSIMVATVSVITVTYEVPFSYQQIDVFHFDGPEPQYLHGGVFKTESDYSAVTYDIQPLTSEGMINAIDDGIEPNASDEVKQE is encoded by the exons ATGTCTTTGCCTGAGCTAGTGGTTTTCTCAGTGAGGGATTCGAATGATGCAAGATACTTGAGTTTTACGGGTCCTCAAAGACAACTCCGGTTTGGTCCTGAAGAAGGCGTTTTCAGTGACCTAGCAAGGTTCGCTGTCGAGTCGGCCGGAAATGGCCTCGTTCACATTCGATCCTGCTACGAGAACAACTACTGGGCTAG GGCATCAAGGCCTGAAACTTGGTTGGTTGCATCAGCCCCAGAGAAAGTTGAGGACATGTCTAAGGATGGGTGTACATTGTTCCGGCCGCGTTTGAGCGCTGGAAACGTGTTTGTTGAATTCATACATGCGCAAAGTGGGTTGAACGTTGTGATGCGTCCACCCAACGATGCGCATGCCTACAGCTTATGTATCGAGCATGGCGCCCCAACTGAGTTTAGCCTCACTGATTTCGCCGTCATAAGTAGGACTAGACTTCCAAGATACGTAATGTTCCTCGGTGACAATAACAAGTATTTGAGCTCTATAAAACTTAACGAAAATAACGGGTACGTACATGTTAGGCAATACGAATTCCCCACAAACCGAGAGGTGTTGTTCGAGGTCTTGTACAACAAAAGCGGCGACAAATTAAGATTAAAGTCGATGAGTATGAACGATTTCTGCGGTGTGTCACTGCCTCATACAACCGTCTATATAAGGCCTCTCCCTGAAAACGACCCAGGCACGTTGTTTGATGCGACCCTGTATTCCCCGCCTAACACGACAGTGCCGGGGATTGTCTTGCGTTCCCTCGTCAACAACCGGTATTGTCGTAGATCTCCGGCCATTAACCAGGAATTGACTGCTGAATCAAACTCCCTCAATGATCTCAATGCCTGGCTCCGGCCTATGCCCCCGAGTTTATATCGGGTCAATATTGAGAGTTTCCGCAAAGCTTGGAGAGGACCCAACTCATCCCGGGTTGTGAAGGAAGTGCGAATAGAAAATAGGTCAAACAGTGTAATGGAGCGGGATAATGAAAGTGTCGAGTATATTATGACTACGATCAACTCATATAGTAATAGTATGTTCTTAGTCAGAGGTTCGGCCGTGTTCAACGGCCGGATTCCAAAAGTTGGTTCAAATGGGGAACTAGAGATTCCAAATGCGGTCAGACAAGTTAATACTTCTTGGGCAACACCTAGCTTCGATCAGTCCGCCGTTAAACAAGACCTCAAATTGAAAGTACCACCCATGTCAATAATGGTTGCAACTGTGTCTGTTATTACGGTCACTTATGAGGTACCCTTCTCCTACCAACAAATCGACGTCTTTCACTTTGATGGCCCTGAACCTCAATATCTCCACGGTGGTGTTTTTAAGACGGAATCCGATTATAGTGCGGTCACCTATGACATTCAACCTCTTACATCTGAG GGAATGATCAATGCAATAGATGATGGTATCGAACCAAATGCATCTGATGAGGTTAAGCAAGAATAA